In one Fusobacteriaceae bacterium genomic region, the following are encoded:
- the recN gene encoding DNA repair protein RecN: MLKELKIENLAIIKDVAMAFEDGLVVLTGETGAGKSIILSGINLLIGEKASFDMIRSGEENLIAQGIFSLTPAQREEIEKLGILLFDEDELIIRRIYDSSGKGKAFINDARVTLNALREVTVNLIDIVGQHAHQMLLNKNNHIRLLDQFLGEEGKRQKEAVAVLHGRYTDVLRAIGETEALRTAYKDKMELYLFQADEIDRINPLSDEDTQLEEEYKRLFHAEMIREKLETGHMTLSEGERSVLGQLRAVVRSLESIVSWGGAYGELHERLERAWYEVEDCDDILKTLGSGLETDDRALARMAERLDALAGLRRKYGASMDEVLQYRAEIAQKIADYDESAYRIDHLLKEKQEILNLYTAESAKLSALRRQKGAEIKNLLEAELKDLNMGGASFEARTTESERMGPGGTDDVEFFISTNPGEEMKPLWRIASGGEVSRIMLALKVIFSKVDNIPILIFDEIDTGVGGETIRKIAAKLKAIGSHTQVISITHSPVIAAMATEQLLIQKETEGQKTQTTVKTIDGEERVREIARMLAGEAVTESVVAHARELLSGA; the protein is encoded by the coding sequence ATGCTGAAGGAGTTGAAGATCGAAAATCTGGCGATCATCAAGGACGTCGCCATGGCCTTTGAAGACGGGCTTGTGGTCCTGACCGGCGAAACCGGCGCGGGAAAATCCATTATCCTCAGCGGGATCAATCTGCTCATCGGAGAAAAAGCGTCTTTTGACATGATCCGGAGCGGCGAGGAAAATTTGATCGCCCAGGGCATATTCTCCCTGACCCCCGCCCAGCGGGAAGAAATCGAAAAACTGGGCATTCTGCTCTTTGATGAGGACGAGCTCATCATCCGCCGGATCTACGACAGCAGCGGCAAGGGCAAGGCCTTTATCAATGACGCCCGGGTGACCCTGAACGCTCTCAGGGAGGTCACGGTCAACCTGATCGATATTGTGGGCCAGCACGCCCATCAGATGCTGCTCAACAAAAATAACCACATCCGGCTGCTGGACCAGTTCCTCGGAGAAGAGGGGAAAAGGCAAAAAGAAGCCGTGGCGGTCCTGCATGGGCGGTATACCGACGTCCTTCGGGCCATCGGGGAGACGGAAGCGCTGCGGACGGCGTACAAAGACAAGATGGAATTATACCTGTTCCAGGCGGATGAGATCGACAGGATCAATCCGCTTTCTGATGAGGACACACAGCTGGAGGAAGAATACAAGCGTCTCTTTCACGCCGAAATGATCCGGGAAAAACTGGAAACCGGGCATATGACGCTGTCCGAGGGGGAAAGAAGCGTCCTCGGGCAGTTGCGCGCCGTCGTGCGCAGTCTCGAGAGCATCGTTTCCTGGGGCGGCGCCTACGGGGAACTCCATGAGCGCCTCGAAAGGGCCTGGTATGAGGTCGAGGACTGCGACGATATCCTGAAGACACTGGGAAGCGGCCTTGAAACCGATGACAGGGCCCTGGCCCGGATGGCCGAGCGCCTGGACGCGCTGGCGGGTCTGCGGCGCAAATACGGAGCGAGCATGGACGAGGTCCTTCAATATCGGGCGGAGATCGCGCAAAAAATAGCCGATTACGACGAAAGCGCCTACCGGATCGACCATTTGCTCAAGGAAAAGCAAGAGATCCTGAATCTCTACACCGCCGAATCGGCGAAGCTTTCGGCGTTGAGACGGCAGAAGGGCGCGGAGATCAAAAACCTGCTGGAAGCGGAATTAAAGGATCTCAATATGGGCGGAGCGAGCTTTGAGGCAAGGACCACGGAAAGCGAGCGGATGGGCCCGGGCGGAACCGACGACGTGGAATTTTTCATCTCCACGAATCCCGGCGAGGAAATGAAACCCCTGTGGCGCATCGCTTCAGGCGGGGAAGTCAGCCGGATCATGCTCGCGCTCAAAGTGATCTTTTCAAAGGTTGACAATATCCCGATACTGATCTTTGACGAGATCGATACGGGCGTCGGCGGCGAGACGATTCGCAAAATCGCCGCCAAGCTGAAAGCCATCGGAAGCCACACGCAGGTGATCTCCATCACCCATTCGCCCGTGATCGCGGCCATGGCCACGGAACAACTGCTGATCCAAAAAGAGACGGAGGGACAGAAGACACAGACGACGGTAAAGACCATAGACGGCGAGGAAAGGGTCCGGGAGATCGCGAGGATGCTCGCGGGGGAAGCCGTCACCGAAAGCGTCGTCGCCCACGCCAGAGAGCTCCTTTCGGGGGCGTGA
- a CDS encoding site-specific integrase, translating into MDHIWAFLEYARNIGNINDQTFRIYEKDINDLRLWLKEKEIDVEKAKTEDLNAYLQHLQNKYKTKTVYRKTSSIRSFYKYLLEQNVIPQIPLGNFRFEAAATIGGNALSAGEYETLLAQFPDTEEGQREKILTEFIYESGLKNTEVFSLQMRDLRRYEYRNFLLLKRGKLIKRDISPILREELMRFAACYPEADLFDKRTAKVYNRHLLEYGYKAGFADNITSNVIRNSKLRHDRSGEEGDGDFFRKLKEFYLSTKIGDDLR; encoded by the coding sequence ATGGACCATATCTGGGCGTTTCTGGAGTACGCGAGAAATATCGGGAATATCAATGACCAGACTTTCCGGATCTACGAAAAGGACATCAACGACTTGCGGCTCTGGTTGAAAGAAAAAGAGATCGACGTAGAAAAGGCGAAAACCGAAGATCTCAACGCTTATCTTCAGCATTTGCAAAATAAATACAAGACAAAAACAGTATATCGTAAAACGAGTTCCATCAGGAGTTTTTACAAATACCTGCTTGAGCAAAATGTCATCCCGCAGATTCCCCTCGGCAATTTTCGCTTTGAGGCCGCGGCAACGATCGGCGGAAACGCGCTGAGCGCCGGGGAATACGAGACGCTGCTTGCGCAATTTCCGGATACGGAGGAAGGGCAAAGGGAAAAAATATTGACTGAATTTATCTATGAATCGGGACTCAAGAATACGGAGGTTTTTTCTTTGCAAATGAGAGACCTGCGTCGCTACGAATACAGAAATTTCCTGCTTTTGAAGCGGGGTAAACTGATCAAAAGAGATATTTCTCCCATTCTGCGGGAAGAACTCATGCGCTTCGCGGCATGTTACCCCGAAGCCGACCTCTTTGACAAAAGGACCGCGAAGGTCTACAACCGACATTTGCTGGAATACGGCTACAAAGCGGGCTTTGCCGACAACATCACGTCAAACGTGATCCGAAACAGCAAACTCCGTCACGACCGGAGCGGGGAAGAGGGAGACGGGGATTTTTTCCGAAAGCTCAAAGAATTTTATTTATCTACAAAAATAGGAGATGATCTCCGGTGA
- the era gene encoding GTPase Era, whose protein sequence is MKAGFIAVVGRPNTGKSTLINKLVSEKVAIVSDKSGTTRENIRGILNRGGNQYIFIDTPGIHKPKNLLGDYMTQSAVGVLSEVDVILFVLDGTVPVGTGDQFVMERILEAKRVPRIIVLNKTDKLTDAALIEKKAEIEEKLTNFDGYIEISGKYGFGLDRLLAAVDPFLEEGVCYYPDDMYTDMPTYRIITEIIREKILLKTRDEIPHSVAIELIHTEQRKKSADLFQANIYVERDSQKGILIGKNGRMLKEISTEARLEIEKLLDHPVYLELWVKVKEDWRKKKPFLKEMGYAPGKGT, encoded by the coding sequence GTGAAGGCCGGGTTTATCGCCGTCGTCGGACGGCCCAACACAGGAAAATCCACGCTGATCAATAAGCTCGTCTCGGAAAAGGTCGCGATCGTTTCCGACAAATCGGGTACGACCCGGGAGAATATCCGAGGGATTCTGAACCGGGGCGGCAATCAGTATATCTTTATCGATACGCCGGGCATTCACAAGCCGAAAAATCTCCTGGGCGATTACATGACCCAAAGCGCTGTGGGCGTCCTCTCGGAAGTGGACGTGATTTTATTCGTGCTGGACGGGACGGTCCCCGTGGGTACGGGCGACCAATTTGTCATGGAGCGCATCCTTGAGGCGAAGCGGGTTCCCCGGATCATCGTCTTGAATAAAACCGACAAGCTCACGGACGCGGCGCTCATCGAAAAAAAAGCGGAAATCGAAGAAAAATTGACTAATTTTGACGGCTATATTGAAATATCTGGCAAATACGGCTTTGGACTCGACCGGCTTTTGGCCGCCGTCGATCCTTTTTTAGAGGAAGGGGTCTGCTATTATCCCGACGACATGTATACGGATATGCCCACTTACCGAATCATCACGGAGATCATCCGGGAGAAAATTCTCCTGAAGACCAGGGACGAAATCCCCCATTCCGTCGCGATTGAGCTGATTCATACGGAACAGCGGAAGAAGAGCGCCGACCTCTTTCAGGCCAACATCTACGTGGAAAGGGATTCCCAGAAGGGGATCCTGATCGGGAAAAACGGACGCATGCTCAAGGAAATCAGCACGGAGGCGAGACTCGAGATCGAAAAACTGCTCGATCATCCGGTCTACCTCGAACTATGGGTCAAAGTCAAGGAAGATTGGCGCAAAAAAAAGCCCTTCCTGAAGGAAATGGGCTACGCGCCCGGGAAAGGAACGTGA